CGGCGGCGTTCACCGGCCACCCGATACATGCCGGCGCCCAGCAGGCGACCAATGGTCAGCAGCACGCGGTACGGCAGTTGGGTGACCAGCCACAACAGGCCCAGCCCCAGCCATAATGGCCAAAAACGCGGGTGAAGAAATACAGCTCGAAAACGCGGGCGATCCATTACAGATTCCGGTAAAGACAAGGGCCGCGCATTCTACAACGGTTCGACTCGGCTTGCGGCGGGTGAGTGTTCTCGTTATAAGTCTCGACACTTTTCGTGACAAGCCGCTTTCGCCGACCATGAGCCAAACCGAACCGCTAGACCAAGATCCCGTGTTCCAGCTGAAAGGCAGCATGCTCGCCATTACCGTGCTGGAACTGGCCCGCAATGACCTCGACGCCCTCGACCGCCAACTGGCCGCCAAGGTCGCCCTGGCGCCGAACTTTTTCAACAATGCGCCGCTGGTGCTGGCCCTGGACAAACTGCCAGCAGGCCAGGGCGTCATCGACTTGCCCGGGCTGATGCGCGTATGCCGCTCCCACGGCCTGCGGACCCTGGCCATTCGCGCCAGCCGTATCGAAGACATTGCCGCAGCCATCGCCATTGAACTGCCAGTATTGCCGCCGTCCGGTGCCCGCGAGCGTCCGCTCGAACCATCGGTCGGTGAAGAGAAGAAAAAACCGGAAAAACCACCTGAGCCAGTGATCAGGCCGACCAAGATCATCACCTCGCCCGTACGCGGCGGGCAGCAGATTTACGCCCAGGGCGGCGACCTTGTGGTGGTGTCCTCGGTCAGCCCCGGCGCGGAACTTCTCGCCGACGGCAACATCCATGTATACGGCCCGATGCGCGGCCGCGCCCTGGCCGGCATCAAGGGCGATACCAAAGCGCGTATTTTCTGCCAGCAGTTGACCGCTGAGCTGGTTTCCATCGCGGGTCAGTACAAGGTTTCCGAAGATCTGCGCCGTGATCCACTATGGGGCGCTTCGGTACAGGTAAACCTGTCGGGCGATGTGTTGAACATCATTCGTCTTTAACGGATACTGCCGCATTTTCCAAGCATCTCTAGACTCTGATAGCAAAGCGAAACTGGCAATACTTGCGTAGGACTATTTGGAAGTTGGCGTTTCCCTTGGGCAAACCCTGGCTTTTCCCTACAAAGGCTGTCCGCCTGCAGCGAGTTTCAAGAGATGTTTTTCAGGGACTGAACGTCCTTTTTCCTTAGGGGTGAAACACCTTGGCCAAGATTCTCGTGGTTACATCCGGCAAGGGTGGTGTGGGTAAGACCACCACCAGCGCCGCTATCGGTACCGGCCTCGCTCTGCGCGGCCACAAGACAGTCATCGTCGACTTCGACGTCGGTTTGCGTAACCTCGACCTGATCATGGGCTGCGAACGCCGCGTGGTGTACGACTTCGTCAACGTGGTGAACGGCGAAGCCAACCTGCAACAGGCCCTGATCAAGGACAAGCGCCTTGAGAACCTGTACGTGCTGGCCGCCAGCCAGACCCGTGACAAGGATGCGCTGACCAAG
This genomic stretch from Pseudomonas orientalis harbors:
- the minC gene encoding septum site-determining protein MinC, which translates into the protein MSQTEPLDQDPVFQLKGSMLAITVLELARNDLDALDRQLAAKVALAPNFFNNAPLVLALDKLPAGQGVIDLPGLMRVCRSHGLRTLAIRASRIEDIAAAIAIELPVLPPSGARERPLEPSVGEEKKKPEKPPEPVIRPTKIITSPVRGGQQIYAQGGDLVVVSSVSPGAELLADGNIHVYGPMRGRALAGIKGDTKARIFCQQLTAELVSIAGQYKVSEDLRRDPLWGASVQVNLSGDVLNIIRL